A region from the Riemerella anatipestifer genome encodes:
- a CDS encoding DUF6804 family protein has translation MIKFILSIFLMLCLFDMPYGYYQLVRFIALICFSMLAYQYKNNHTLLVIFISLALLFQPFIKIALGRTLWNIIDVVVAIFLLILLKVEHKDEK, from the coding sequence ATGATTAAATTTATCTTATCAATATTTTTAATGCTGTGTTTGTTTGATATGCCCTATGGGTATTATCAATTAGTAAGATTTATTGCTCTAATATGTTTTTCTATGTTAGCTTATCAATATAAAAACAACCATACCTTGCTTGTTATTTTTATTAGTTTGGCTTTATTATTTCAACCATTTATAAAAATTGCACTAGGAAGAACTCTATGGAATATTATAGATGTTGTGGTAGCTATTTTTTTATTGATACTCTTAAAAGTGGAGCATAAAGATGAAAAATAA